ACGTCGACGTCGACGAGGAGGATCTCCGAGAGCAGGCGGTGAAGTATGGCCTCGAAGACGAAATCGACGCCTTGCTGCTCTACCTCGAGACGCACGGCGAGGTTGATGACGAGCGGCTCCCGGAGTGGGACGAGTTCCAGGAGCTGGCGGCTGATTACGAGGTGCCACTATCACCATGAGACCAACATTCGGACGCGAATACATCGAGAACGAATTCCAGCGAATCGGGGACGGGCTGTCTGAACCGCTCACGGTCTACCTGATCGGTGGTGGCGCGATGTCGCTGCGCGACCTCAAGGGGGCGACGAAAGATATCGACCTGGTCGTCCCGGATGGCGACGCGTACGGCCAGCTGTGGGCTGTCCTGATGGACCTCGGGTATGCCGAGGTACAGTCGCTGGACGCCGATTATCGGGCGCTGGGTGCGACCAGCTGCGTCGAGAATGACGATGGCTGCCGCCTCGACATCTTCAACCAGCAGGTCGCGAACAAGCTCGTGCTGACCGAGGGGATGCGCGACCGAAGCGAGCCGTTCCTCGCGACCGACCGATTGACGGTCCGGCTGGTCAGCAACGAGGATATCTTCCTGTTCAAACTGATTGC
Above is a window of Halorussus vallis DNA encoding:
- a CDS encoding DUF6036 family nucleotidyltransferase, which codes for MRPTFGREYIENEFQRIGDGLSEPLTVYLIGGGAMSLRDLKGATKDIDLVVPDGDAYGQLWAVLMDLGYAEVQSLDADYRALGATSCVENDDGCRLDIFNQQVANKLVLTEGMRDRSEPFLATDRLTVRLVSNEDIFLFKLIAGRDDDIEDMNMLVQAGLNYDVVRDELEAQIDRLGDDQFATFANEALVELEERYGVTTPIEDRIQELTNRYYRGLEVLQALDEPMTVNELVAELELDTDEVDDRIAYLSTFDRVHRDGDTVRPVE